A window of Nonomuraea angiospora genomic DNA:
GGCGTTCCAGAAGTCCTCGTCGCCGAGCAGGGCGGTGTAGTTGCCCAGCCCGGTCCACTCCACGGTCCCGGCCAGGTCGTAGTCGTAGAGCGAGTAGTACAGGGTGAAGGCCAACGGGAACAGCCCGAAGGCGGCGAAAAGCAGGAAATAAGGGGACACCAGGGCGTACGGCATCGCTTTGACGTCGAATCGTGAACGCCAGCGGTGGCCGGGCGGACGGGCGCGGCGATGGTTGTTCCGCGCCGCCCGCGGGAGGGTGTCGAGGCTCATGGCAGACCTTTCGGCGGCAACAAGCCCGGCCCGCTGCTCGCGGGCCGGGCGGGGAGACTAGCCCGCGGCCTTCACCGCGTCGTCGACCAGCTGCTGCCAGGCCTTGTCGTACGGGACGGAGCCGTCGTCCATGCCCTGGATGACGGACTCGATGGCGTTCTTGACCTGGGCGTGCTTCACGCCGAGGAAGACCGGCTGCAGGCTCGACGCGGACTTGGCGAAGATCTCACCGATGGGGGCGTCGTTGAAGAACTCGTTCTTCGCGCCCTGCACGGCCGGGTCCTGCTGGGCCTTCGTGTTGCTCGGCATGTTGCCGAAGTCGGCGAAGATGCTCGCCTCGGTCTGCGCGTTGGTCAGGTAGTCGGCGACCATCGCGGCTTCCTTCGGGTGCTTGGACTGCTTGGGCACGGCCAGCCAGGAGCCGCCCCAGTTGCCGCCGCCGCCCGGCACGCTGGCCACGTCCCACTTGCCCTTGCCGCCGTCGCCGGCGTTGCCGCTGACCACGCCGAGCATCCAGGACGGGCAGCCGACCGTGGCGAACGCGCCCTTCTGGGTGCCCGCCGCCCACTCGTCGGTGAAGTTGCGGAGCTTGGCGGTCAGGCCCTGCTGGCTCATCTTCGTGGCGAAGTCGAAGCCCGCCTTCACCGCCGGGTTCTTGTCGACGATGAGGTTGTTGTCCTTGTCGAAGTACGTCACGTTGCCGTTCTTGGCCGCCTCCTGGTAGAGGACGACCTGGTAGAGCGTGTTCGTGCCGTCGGTGAACTTGGTGTCCTTGACCTTCGACTGGAACGTCTTGGCGACGTTCATGAACTCGTCCCAGGTCGGCCAGAGCGCGCTGACCTTGTCACGCTCGGTCGGCAGCCCGGCCTTCTTGAACAGGTCCGCGCGGTAGCAGAGGCTCATGCCGCCGATGTCGGTGCCCAGGCCGAACAGCTTGCCGTCGGCCG
This region includes:
- a CDS encoding ABC transporter substrate-binding protein, translated to MMISKRRGGLAAASALAAAALAVASCSSGGGTATGSSSAPASSAAAEPVTIRVQTFGGGTNFGYKNAITKWNAEHKDIQIKEEHLTDQFEQQYWPQMIQWLQAGNGAGDVVGIDEGGMGLAKAHPEWWADLKEFGLESRKADFPAWKWENGVTADGKLFGLGTDIGGMSLCYRADLFKKAGLPTERDKVSALWPTWDEFMNVAKTFQSKVKDTKFTDGTNTLYQVVLYQEAAKNGNVTYFDKDNNLIVDKNPAVKAGFDFATKMSQQGLTAKLRNFTDEWAAGTQKGAFATVGCPSWMLGVVSGNAGDGGKGKWDVASVPGGGGNWGGSWLAVPKQSKHPKEAAMVADYLTNAQTEASIFADFGNMPSNTKAQQDPAVQGAKNEFFNDAPIGEIFAKSASSLQPVFLGVKHAQVKNAIESVIQGMDDGSVPYDKAWQQLVDDAVKAAG